The region GTGTGAATCCCCACTGCCGTAAGAGCCGACTGAGGTGATCGACGTCGTACCACACGTCGTAGGTCTGGCCGATCAGCTCGCGCACCTGTGGGCACGTCCAGCGGGCATTCGGGGCCTGCGCGGGGCCCGGCCCCGCGCTGAGGATCGTCATGATCTGGGCGATCTGAGCGTCTGTCAGTCGTGGTGTGCGGCCTGGAGCAATGGTGGCTTCAAGAGAGCCCTGTGTGCGCAGACGTTGTCGCCATCGTCGAACGGCACTGCTGCTGACGCCGCACCGTTCGGCGATCTGGGTGGAGCTGAGCTCCCCTGCGCGGAGATACGGCTCAGCGAACAGTCGCCGTTCTTCCATCTGTTCGCGGGTCCACCGGGTGGGTTGCCAGGCTGGCGGCATGCCCTCATCGTACCCCTCTCGTTACGCTCCAACGCAGGAATCAATAACTGCAATCCGCGTCCCGCGAGCTGCGCCCCACCTCCCTATACTGTTCTCTTGGCATATGAACCCGCGTCCCGCTCAACGGGAGTGCGCGGAAGGGAGGCACGCCCATGCAGGAACTGCTGGAAAAACTCGCGTCGCTCCGGGAGTACCTTTGACATTCCCGGAAAAACACGCCGCCTGAACGAACTCGACCGTGAACTGAGCGACCCGGAACTCTGGAACGACTCCGGCCGCGCCCGCAAGGTGACGCAGGAAGCCGGGACGCTGCGGCGCGTGGTGGAGGGGTACCAGACCCTGAACTCGGACGCGCAGGGCCTCAGCGAGATGCTGGAAATGGCCGACGCCGACGAGCGCGAGATGCTCATGGAGGAGCAGCAGTCCATCGAGAAACGCGTGGACGAGCTGTACAAGGAGACGCTGTTCACCATGAAGCACGCCGACACGGCGGCGATCGTGCGCGTGAAGAGCGGGGCGGGCGGCACGGAAAGCATGGACTGGGCGGGGATGCTCACGCGGATGTTCATGCGCTGGGCCGAGCGGCGCGGGTACAAGGTGGACCTGATCGATCAGGTGGACGGCGATCAGGCGGGCGTGATCAGCAGCGAATTCATCATCCGGGGCGAGAAGGCCTTCGGGATGATGCTGCCCGAGCATGGCGTGCACCGTCTGGTGCGCGTGTCGCCGTTCGACAGCAACAACCGCCGTCACACGTCCTTCGCGTCGGTGGACGTCGTGCCGGAGGTGCCGGAGGAGGAGATCAACATCCACATTCCGGACAGTGACCTGCGCCGTGACGTGTTCCGCTCGCAGGGCGCGGGCGGGCAGGGCGTGAACACGACCGACTCGGCCGTGCGCCTCACCCACCTGCCGACCGGGATCGCGGTGGCGTCGCAGCAGACGCGCTCGCAGATCAAGAACCACGAGATCGCCCTGCAGATCCTCAAGCAGCGCCTCTACGACATCGAGATGCGCAAGCGCGAGGAAGAGGAAGCCAAGGCGCGCGGCGAGCAGAAGAAGATCGAGTGGGGCAGCCAGATCCGCTCGTACGTGCTCGACAAGCAGTACATCAAGGACCACCGCACGGGCGTCATGAAGCACAACCCGGACGACGTGCTCGACGGTGACCTCGAGGACCTGCAGTGGGCAGGCTTGGAATGGATGGCCGGCAAGCGTGTCGCGGAGGAAAGCAGCGACGACGAGTAACCTCCGGTCCGGACCGGCCGGTGTGGGGGGAGCGTGTCGCGGGGGCGGCGGCGCTCCCCCTCCTGCTGTCCCGTGACGGTGACCGTCCATAATAGGGGCCATCTGGAGAGGCCAGCTGGATGGGCCGCGTGGCTGGGCTGCATGAATGGGCCGCCTGGACAGGCACGCCGCGGCGTCCGTGCTTGCCAGGGGCGGCGGAACGTGACACCCTTGGGGACAAGCATGACAGAGGCCAGCACCATCTCTGGGTACACCCTGCACCGCGTACTGGGGCGCGGGAACACCTCACTGGTGCGCCTCGCGACCGGCGCGCAGGGTCAGCTGGTCGCGGTGAAGATCCCGCACCCGGAGACGCTGGCCGTGCAGGCCGCCGCCGAACGGTTCGGGAACGAGGTCCGCCTGACGCTGCAGTTCCGCCACCCGCACCTCGTGCGTGGCTTCGACGGCACGCCCTTCGGGCCGGGGGCGTTCCTGGCGATCGCGTATTACCCCAGGGGCGCGCTGAACGAACAGCTCGCGGAACTGCCCGAGAAGACCCTGCCGCTCCCGGCGGCGCTGCGGATCCTGGCGGACATCGCGTCGGCCCTGACGTACCTGCACCACCAGGGCGCGGTGCATCAGGACGTGAAGACGCAGAACGTGTACGTCACCGACGACGGACGCGCGGCGCTGGGGGACCTGGGCAACACGTACTTCGTGGCGCAGGGCGGCAAGACCAGCGGCAGTCCCTTCTACATGGCGCCGGAGGTCTATCAGGGCGAGGCGACGAGCAGCGCCAGCGACGTGTACAGCCTGGGCGTGATGCTGTACGAGCTGCTGGGCGGGGACCGGCCCTTCCACGGACACACGTACGAGGAACTGATGGTCGCGCACCTGACGCGCTTCCCGATGTCCATGACGCAGGTCAACCCGCTCGTGCCGCGCCCGGTGGGGCGACTGGCGGAACTGGCCCTCGCCAAACGACCGGCGGACCGTCCGCCGGCCGACCAGATCCGCCGCGCGCTCCTGAGTGCCCTCGGAGAAACCCCGGCGGACGAGGTGTACGAGGAGGACGCCCAGCCGGAGCCGGAGGCCGCGCGGCCGATGGGTCGGCACGCACCGGCGCAGGTGCGCCCGGCCGCCACGCCCGCCCCTGAACCGGAGAGGGGAGCGCGCTGGAATCCCTTCCGGCGCCGCAAGTAGAGCGGCCCGCCGGACTGACACGGGCCTCAGCGCAGCAGGCCGTGCATCTCGTAGCGTCCCGCGAGCTGCCGGAAGCCCAGGCGGCGGTTGACGGCCAGCATGGGGGCATTCAGGGAATGGTTGTTGGTCCGCATGGTTGTGAATCCCCCGGCCTGGGCGCGCTGCACGACCTGAAGTTTCAGCGGCAGCGCCAGCCCGCGCCCGCGCGCGGACGGGTGCAGGGCGGTCAGTTCGTTGTACACGAACGGCAGGTGCCGGAAACGGACCATGGCGGTGGTGCCCAGCCACTCGCCGTCCGGGCCGAGGGCCAGGATCAGCCAGTCGGGGCGGGGGTCGCGGTCCAGGCGCAGGGCGTCACGCACCTGCGTGGGTGTCCAGCGGGGGTACCCGGCGAGGTCGGGCGTCTCGGTCAGGCGGTCGGCGACGAAGTCCACGTACCGCTCCAGGGTCGCGTCGCCCTCGCCGCGCAGGTCGGTGAAGGTCACGCCCTGCGCGCGGGCGGCGTCCAGCTGCGGCCGGAAGTCCGCGAGGTTCACACCGGTGAGGTCCAGTTCGGAGGCGTAGCGGTGGGTGCGCAGCGTGAAGCCGCGCCGCTCGGCCCAGGCGCGGTGGGCCGGGTCGGCATCCGGAACGTCGCTGCTCAGGCCCCGGGCACCCAGGTCACGGGCGGTCTGCTGCGCCGCCTGCCACAACCGCTGGCCCACACCCTGCCCGCGCGCCGCCGGGAAGACCAGCACGCTCACCTGCAGGAAGTCCGGCGGGATGAACAGCGAGGGCTGGAGCTGCCAGCCGCCCAGCACCTCACCGCGACGGACGAGCAGCTGCCGCGTGGCCTGTGGTCCGGGGCCGCGCCGGGCGTCGGCGGCGAGCAGGTCCGCGCCGCTGGTGCTGCGGCCCCCAGGCTCAGCAGCGCGGCGAAGGTGTCGGCGTCGTCAGAGGTGTAGGGGCGCAGGGTCCAGCCGTCCGGGAGGGTCACGGAACGGCCTTGATCAGCTGCCGGATGGCGCCTAGATGGTACGCGACGTGCGCGACCGCGCCACTCAGGCCGCCGGTCACCTCGCCGTCGGCGGGCCGGTCCTCCCAGGTACGGGCGAAGGTCACCAGGGCGTCGTAGGCGGCGCGCAGCCGCTCGCGGGCGGCCTTCCACCCGGCGGCGTCCACCTGGGCCGGTTCGAAACTGCCTTTCCAGTCGAAGGGACCGCGGTCTCCGTCGCGCTCCCAGCGGACGATGACTTCGAGGTGGTAGGCCACGTGCGCGGCGTGCGCGGCGACGGTACTGCCCAGCACCTCCCGGCTGGCCTGCTCGGCACTCAGGGCGTCCAGGGTGGCGAGCAGCCCGTGGTTGCCGCTGCCGTCGGCTCTGGTGCCGTCTAGGAAGGCGGTGCCCTGGCCGGGGTGGCCGCCCAGGGTGGCCTCGCGCAGGATGTCGAGGATGCCGCTGACCGCGCTGGACGCCGACGGGATGGGGTCGCTCATGCCTGCCAGCGTACGGGGCGAGGCGGGGCTGGACATGCGTCATCTGACGGCTGGCAACCGCGCGCGGACTCTGGTAATGTGGTGAGTTGCGCTGCCCGGCGAGGCCTGACCCTGTCAGGACACTCCGCCTGCGTGCGGCGACAGAGGAGGTGAACTATGAACCAGTACGACCTGAACCTGATCCTGAACCCCAACCTCAGTGCCGAGCAGGTGGGCATCGAGAAGGACTACATCGAGACCACCGTGAAGAACGCGGGCGGGGAAATCAGCAACCTGGACGAGCTCGGCAACCGCCGCCTCGCCTACGCCGTGAACAAGGACCGCGAGGGCTACTACCTGATGTACACCATCAAGGCCGCCGGCAACCCCGAAACGGACATCGCCAGCACCCTGCGTCTGCGTGACCACGTGCGCCGCGTCCTGGTGGTCAAGGACCGCCCGGAGTGGAAGACCAAGAAGGCCTGATCTCCTTACGCTCTTGACGTAATGAGATCGGGTTTGTTACTGTACGGTCAACCCGCAAGGGCCACACACGCCAGCCGCATCCAAGACCCCAGTACGAATCCTGCCGGATTCAGCCAGCAACAAAGGAGACCACGTCATGGCCCGAGGCATGAACCACGTTTACCTGATCGGCGCACTCGCCCGCGATCCCGAACTGCGCTACACCCCCAGCGGCACTGCCGTATTCGAGGCCACCATCGCCGGTGAAGATCACGTCATCGGCAACGACGGGCGCGAACGCAAACTCCCCTGGTACCACCGCGTGTCCATTCTCGGCAAACCCGCCGAGTGGCAGGCCGAACGCAACCTGAAAGGCGGCGACGCCGTGATGGTCGAAGGCAGCGTGGAGTACAGCCAGTGGGAAGCCCCTGAAGGCGGCAAACGCAGCATGGTCCGCGTGAAAGCCCTGCGCATGGAACAGCTCGGGTACACCCCCGAACTCGTTCAGGACGCCGGAGGCGGCGTTCGCATGAGCAGCGGCATGAACGAAGTCATTCTGATCGGGAACGTCACCCGTGACCCCGAACTGCGCTACACCCCCGCCGGCGACGCCGTGCTCGGACTCGGCCTGGCCGTGAACGAGACCTGGAACGACCGACAGGGCCAGCGACAGGAGAAGACCCACTGGATCGACGTGACGCTGTGGCGCGACCTCGCCGAACGCATGAAGGACCTCCGCAAAGGGGACCCCGTGCTCGTGCAGGGACGACTGGTCAACGAAGCGTGGACCGACCGCGACGGTAACAAACGCAACTCCACCAAAGTAGAGGCGACGCGAGTCGAAGCCCTGTCCCGAGGCGCAGGGGCCGGTAACCCTGCAGCCACCCCCGCCGGACCTCGCACGCAGACCGCGAGCAGTGCGGCGCGCCCCCAGAGCGGCGGCTACGGCCAGCCGAGCCGGGCAGCGAACACGGGGAACCGTTCGGGCGGCTTAGATATTGACCAAGGTCTCGACGATTTCCCACCGGACGAGGACCTGCCGTTCTGAACCCCGCTTGGGGAGAGGAACGCAGATTTCAAGGACTAACACATGACCCAGACCAACAGCGCCGAGCGTAAACCGCGCGGCAAGGGACCCAAGCGTCCCCGCAAGCCCAAGGTCGATCCGTTCTCCATCGGGGAACTGGAAATCACCGACTACAAAGACGTGAAGATGCTGCGCCGTTTCGTGAGCGATACGGGCAAGATCCTCCCCCGCCGCCGCACGGGCCTCTCGGCCAAGCACCAGCGCCGCATCGCGCAGACGATCAAGATCGCCCGCCAGCTGGCCCTGCTGCCCTACACCGAGAAGCTCGTCCGGAAATAAGGAGAATTGACATGCAAGTAATTCTTCTTGAACCCGGCAAGCTCGGCAAGACCGGCGACGTCGTGAACGTCAAAGACGGCTACGCCCGCAACTGGCTGATCCCCCAGGGCATCGCCACGCCCGCCACCGCCAGCAACATGAAGAGCCTCGAGGCCCGCATCCGCGCCCGCCAGAAGACCCTGGCGGCCGAGAAGGCCAGCGCCGAGGACCTCGCCAGCCGCCTGAACGGCGTCGCCGTGGAACTCAGCGTCCGCGCCGGCGAAGGCAAGATCTACGGTGCGGTCACGCACCAGGACGTTGCCGATTCGCTCGACAAGCTGGGCTTCGACGTGGACAAGCGCCGCATCACGATGCCGAAAACCGTCAAGGAAATTGGCGAGTACGACATCTCCTACCGCGCCCACCCCGAAGTGAGCATCCCCATGAAGCTCGTGGTGCACGCCGCGAAGTAAACGCCCCCGCGCGTTTGACCCCCGCCCCCGTGGCGGGGGTCTTCTGCTTTCCTGGCCTTTCACTGGTACATCCACACCTGGGGCAACGTTGACCTGCCTGGGCGGATAGGGTCAGCGCATGCGCCCCGCCCTGCTGTCCACCCTCCTGTTCCCTGCCCTGATTGGCTGCGCGCCTCAGGATGCGCCTTCGCCCACGGCACCCACTGCAGCAGTCCTGACCCTCGATCCTGCCGAGCCACGGGTCGGGCAGGAGCTCCGGTTCACGCTGCGCAGCCCGGTCAGCGGTGAAGTCGCCCTGTTCATCGAGTCGCCTGACGGCAGCGTCATCCAGCTCCTCCCGAACCGTCAGCCCGACGGTCAGGTGCACGTGAATGCCGATCAAACCCAGCTGTTCCCCTCGGCCAGCAGCACCTTCTTCCTCCGTGCCAGCGCGCCTACCGGCGTCCACACGGCGCTGCTGTACGTCAGCAGTGGCCCGCTGAACCTGAGTGGCGTCAGCGATTACACCAGTCCCAGTTCGGTGTTTGCGACGGTCCGTTCCCAGGGAGCGGGGGCACTGCTGGGCCCGGTCGCCGCGAAGGTGAAGCTCCTGAACCCCGAGGTGGCCGGTACCCTGACCTTCACCGTCCAGCCCTGATCAGCGCCACCCGGCCGAAGCGGTTCTGAAGAACCGTCGTTCCTGCCGCCTGCCCGGACTGACGGGGCAGGCCTTCGCGCGCTGCTGGGCTTTCCCGCTACACTTGGGGCGAACGTCCCCACACGAACCAGGGTGGCGTTCACCCTCAGTTTCTCACCCCGGGGCGCGTGGCCATGCAGGCGCGTGCCCCATGCAACACACCATCAAAGGAGCGCACCGTGACGATCACATGGATCATCGTGGCGCTGCTGCTCGGACTGGTCGGGGGGTTCCTGGCGGGGCAGAGTCGTGGGGCGCGGCAGCGCGCCGAGATCGACGACCGCCTGCAACAGGAAGCCCAGCGCGACGCGGACCGTATCCGCGCGCAGGCCGACGCCGACGCCCGCACCACGCGGGCCGAGGCCGATCAGGACAGGCAGGACGCCACCCGCAGAATCAAGGAAGCCAGTGACCGCGAAGCCCAGCTGAACGTGCAACTCGCGCAGTTCGACACGCAGCTCACGCAGTTGCAGGGCCAGCGTGACCAGATCAGCGCCCTGCGCGCCGGACTGGAGCAGGAACGCGCGCAGGCCAAGCAAGACGCCGCCCGGGAACGCGAGGCGCTGAGCGGCGACCGCCAGGAGACCCGCCGGGAACGCGAGGAACTCAAACGCGAGATCGAGCGGCTCAACCGCCGCGCCGAGCAGCTCGACGCGCGCGGCGAGAAACTCGACTCGCTCGAGGAGCGACTCGAGGACCGCGCCCGGCACCTGGGCACGCAGGAGCAGGAGATCGCGGCGCGGCTGCATCAGGCCGAGCTGAAACTGTTCGAGATCGCGGGCCTGTCGCCCGAGGCGGCCCGCGCGGACATCCTGACCCGCCTGGACGCCGAACTGGAAGAAGAGAAAGCGATCCGCGTGAAGGCCATGCAGGAGCGTGCTACCGCCGACGCGAAACGCTCGGCGCGGCACGTGATCGCGCAGGCCATCCAGCGCAGCGCGTCCGAGACGAGCGCCGCCCTGAGCGTGTCGGTCGTGCCCATCCCGAACGACGCCATGAAGGGTCGCCTGATCGGCCGTGAGGGCCGCAACATCCGCGCGTTCGAGGCCTTGACCGGCGTGGACCTGATCATCGACGACACGCCCGAAGCGGTGATCCTCTCCAGCTTCAACCCGGTGCGGCGCGAGGTCGCCAAGCACGTTCTGGACGCACTGGTCGCCGACGGCCGTATTCACCCGACCCGCATCGAGGAGATGGTGCACAAGGCGCAGGACGAGATGAAGGCCTTCATGCACGCCCAGGGCGAGGAAGCCGCCATCGAGGCGGGCGTGGTGGGCATCAAGCCGGGCCTCGTGCAGTTGCTGGGCCGCATGTACTTCCGCACCAGCTACGGGCAGAACGTCCTGAAGCACTCCATTCAGGTGGCGCACCTGACCGGCATCATGGCCGGGGAGCTGGGGCTGGACGCCGGCATGGCCCGCCGCGCCGGACTGATGCACGACGTCGGCAAGAGCATCGACCGCGAGATCGACGGCACGCACGTCGAGATCGGCATCAACCTCGCCAAGAGGTTCGGGGAGCCCGCCGAGGTCATCGACGCCATCGCGCACCACCACGACCCGGAGAACGGCGAGACGCTGTACTCCGTGCTCGTCGCCGCCGCCGACGCGATCAGCGCCGCGCGGCCCGGGGCGCGCCGTGAGGAACTGGAATCGTACGTGCGCCGCCTGGAGATGCTGGAGCAGATCGCCGTGTCGTTCCCCGGCGTGCAGCAGGCGTACGCCATCCAGGCCGGGCGTGAGGTGCGCGTGATCGTGCAGCCGGACAAGGTCACGGACGCCCAGGCGACCCTGCTGGCCCGCGAGATCGCCGGGCGGGTCGAGCAGGACATGGAGTACCCCGGTCAGGTGCAGGTGACCGTGGTCCGCGAGAGCCGCGCCGTGGAACTCGCCCGCTGAGCGGAAGCGGACAGAGGAGGGCCGGGGCCATGCGCTCCGGCCCTCTTCATTGCATACCGCCCGGAACACGCTCGGAAAGGACCCGTCTGGCACGAGATTTTTCAGGCCGCTGTGTAGGGATTGACACACCCTGCATACCGGGGTATCCTACTTTTATCACCGTCCGAGAAGGGCGGATTTTTTGTTTTGGTTTCTGCACCCCCACGCAAGCCCCCACCGGGTGCCCCTCTCCCCTGCCGATCAGGCCGCCGGACACGACCCGTCCGGCGCGCAGCAGCAGGAAGATCAGCACCGGTCGGGCGTAGCCGACTGCATAGCCCCCGGCAGCTGCTCCTGCTGGAAGAACGTCCAGCACGACAGATTGCCGGGCTGCGCGCAGGACTTGACCGGCCCTGCATACCGCGCTATATTTTTCTTATCACCGTCCGCGAAGGGCGGATTTTTCGTTTTGGTCACCCGTAACTCCCGGCGACCGGCTGTCCCCTTCGTCGAGTCCGCCGCCGCCAGCCCCTTCTGGAAGGCCAGGCACCTCGACTGGCAGTGCATACCTCGGCAACAGAACCAGAAAAAAAGCCTCTTCAGGACGTCATTTTTTCAGCCACCCCGCAAGGCTTGACGCCGCCTGCATACCGCGCTATGTTGTTTCTATCACCGCCGGAGAAGGCGGGTTTTTTATTTTCTCTCCCCGGCCAGCCACGCGGCGGCACTCTGCGCGACGTGCAGGTCGTGCTCGGCAGCGCGGCCCGGGGCGGCCAGCGGGGTCAGGCGGGTGACGTCCGCCCAGACCTGCTGGCGCAGCAGCACGCCTCCCTCGCGCAGCAGCAGCGGGCCGTAGCGCAGGGCCGCCGCCTCCGGCAGGGCCGCGTAGGCCGGGTCGGGGCCGGACTGACGTTCCAGCCGCAGGACCGGGTAGCGCCAGAACCCGGGGGCCAGGACCTCCGCCGCGACGTGATAGCCGCGTTCCTGCGCCCAGCGGCGCAGCGGTTCCGGGCTGTCGTTCGGTTGCAGCACCAGCGCGTCCGGCACGCGGTCTGGCGTGCGGGTCAGGATGCCCAGCATGGTCTGCGCGCCCATACCGGTCATGCTGGCACTCTGCACCTCGCCGGGCGCCAGCGGGGCGAGGCCGTTTCCGGCGCGGACCTCCAGGCGGTCCGTGAGGCCCGCGCGGGCGACGTTCACTCGGGCGTGTTCCAGCGGGCCGGGGTTCACCTCGACGATCACGCCGCGCGTGACGTGGCCCAGCTGCGCCAGCCGGATGGGGAGGTGCGCGTGGTCACTGCCGATGTCCGCGTGAGTGTCGGCCTGGATCAGGTGCAGGGCCGCCTGGAGGCGTGCGTCAAGGTTCGGCATGCTGGTCGTCGGGCGCGTCGGGGCGGTGACCGAGGCGGGTGAGAATCACGGAGTAAGCGCCC is a window of Deinococcus grandis DNA encoding:
- the rpsR gene encoding 30S ribosomal protein S18, whose product is MTQTNSAERKPRGKGPKRPRKPKVDPFSIGELEITDYKDVKMLRRFVSDTGKILPRRRTGLSAKHQRRIAQTIKIARQLALLPYTEKLVRK
- a CDS encoding single-stranded DNA-binding protein: MARGMNHVYLIGALARDPELRYTPSGTAVFEATIAGEDHVIGNDGRERKLPWYHRVSILGKPAEWQAERNLKGGDAVMVEGSVEYSQWEAPEGGKRSMVRVKALRMEQLGYTPELVQDAGGGVRMSSGMNEVILIGNVTRDPELRYTPAGDAVLGLGLAVNETWNDRQGQRQEKTHWIDVTLWRDLAERMKDLRKGDPVLVQGRLVNEAWTDRDGNKRNSTKVEATRVEALSRGAGAGNPAATPAGPRTQTASSAARPQSGGYGQPSRAANTGNRSGGLDIDQGLDDFPPDEDLPF
- a CDS encoding tRNA (adenine(22)-N(1))-methyltransferase, producing the protein MPNLDARLQAALHLIQADTHADIGSDHAHLPIRLAQLGHVTRGVIVEVNPGPLEHARVNVARAGLTDRLEVRAGNGLAPLAPGEVQSASMTGMGAQTMLGILTRTPDRVPDALVLQPNDSPEPLRRWAQERGYHVAAEVLAPGFWRYPVLRLERQSGPDPAYAALPEAAALRYGPLLLREGGVLLRQQVWADVTRLTPLAAPGRAAEHDLHVAQSAAAWLAGERK
- the prfB gene encoding peptide chain release factor 2 (programmed frameshift), which gives rise to MQELLEKLASLREYLDIPGKTRRLNELDRELSDPELWNDSGRARKVTQEAGTLRRVVEGYQTLNSDAQGLSEMLEMADADEREMLMEEQQSIEKRVDELYKETLFTMKHADTAAIVRVKSGAGGTESMDWAGMLTRMFMRWAERRGYKVDLIDQVDGDQAGVISSEFIIRGEKAFGMMLPEHGVHRLVRVSPFDSNNRRHTSFASVDVVPEVPEEEINIHIPDSDLRRDVFRSQGAGGQGVNTTDSAVRLTHLPTGIAVASQQTRSQIKNHEIALQILKQRLYDIEMRKREEEEAKARGEQKKIEWGSQIRSYVLDKQYIKDHRTGVMKHNPDDVLDGDLEDLQWAGLEWMAGKRVAEESSDDE
- a CDS encoding DinB family protein, with translation MSDPIPSASSAVSGILDILREATLGGHPGQGTAFLDGTRADGSGNHGLLATLDALSAEQASREVLGSTVAAHAAHVAYHLEVIVRWERDGDRGPFDWKGSFEPAQVDAAGWKAARERLRAAYDALVTFARTWEDRPADGEVTGGLSGAVAHVAYHLGAIRQLIKAVP
- a CDS encoding GNAT family N-acetyltransferase; this translates as MLGGWQLQPSLFIPPDFLQVSVLVFPAARGQGVGQRLWQAAQQTARDLGARGLSSDVPDADPAHRAWAERRGFTLRTHRYASELDLTGVNLADFRPQLDAARAQGVTFTDLRGEGDATLERYVDFVADRLTETPDLAGYPRWTPTQVRDALRLDRDPRPDWLILALGPDGEWLGTTAMVRFRHLPFVYNELTALHPSARGRGLALPLKLQVVQRAQAGGFTTMRTNNHSLNAPMLAVNRRLGFRQLAGRYEMHGLLR
- the rny gene encoding ribonuclease Y gives rise to the protein MTITWIIVALLLGLVGGFLAGQSRGARQRAEIDDRLQQEAQRDADRIRAQADADARTTRAEADQDRQDATRRIKEASDREAQLNVQLAQFDTQLTQLQGQRDQISALRAGLEQERAQAKQDAAREREALSGDRQETRREREELKREIERLNRRAEQLDARGEKLDSLEERLEDRARHLGTQEQEIAARLHQAELKLFEIAGLSPEAARADILTRLDAELEEEKAIRVKAMQERATADAKRSARHVIAQAIQRSASETSAALSVSVVPIPNDAMKGRLIGREGRNIRAFEALTGVDLIIDDTPEAVILSSFNPVRREVAKHVLDALVADGRIHPTRIEEMVHKAQDEMKAFMHAQGEEAAIEAGVVGIKPGLVQLLGRMYFRTSYGQNVLKHSIQVAHLTGIMAGELGLDAGMARRAGLMHDVGKSIDREIDGTHVEIGINLAKRFGEPAEVIDAIAHHHDPENGETLYSVLVAAADAISAARPGARREELESYVRRLEMLEQIAVSFPGVQQAYAIQAGREVRVIVQPDKVTDAQATLLAREIAGRVEQDMEYPGQVQVTVVRESRAVELAR
- a CDS encoding DUF4384 domain-containing protein encodes the protein MRPALLSTLLFPALIGCAPQDAPSPTAPTAAVLTLDPAEPRVGQELRFTLRSPVSGEVALFIESPDGSVIQLLPNRQPDGQVHVNADQTQLFPSASSTFFLRASAPTGVHTALLYVSSGPLNLSGVSDYTSPSSVFATVRSQGAGALLGPVAAKVKLLNPEVAGTLTFTVQP
- a CDS encoding serine/threonine-protein kinase, which encodes MTEASTISGYTLHRVLGRGNTSLVRLATGAQGQLVAVKIPHPETLAVQAAAERFGNEVRLTLQFRHPHLVRGFDGTPFGPGAFLAIAYYPRGALNEQLAELPEKTLPLPAALRILADIASALTYLHHQGAVHQDVKTQNVYVTDDGRAALGDLGNTYFVAQGGKTSGSPFYMAPEVYQGEATSSASDVYSLGVMLYELLGGDRPFHGHTYEELMVAHLTRFPMSMTQVNPLVPRPVGRLAELALAKRPADRPPADQIRRALLSALGETPADEVYEEDAQPEPEAARPMGRHAPAQVRPAATPAPEPERGARWNPFRRRK
- the rplI gene encoding 50S ribosomal protein L9 → MQVILLEPGKLGKTGDVVNVKDGYARNWLIPQGIATPATASNMKSLEARIRARQKTLAAEKASAEDLASRLNGVAVELSVRAGEGKIYGAVTHQDVADSLDKLGFDVDKRRITMPKTVKEIGEYDISYRAHPEVSIPMKLVVHAAK
- the rpsF gene encoding 30S ribosomal protein S6: MNQYDLNLILNPNLSAEQVGIEKDYIETTVKNAGGEISNLDELGNRRLAYAVNKDREGYYLMYTIKAAGNPETDIASTLRLRDHVRRVLVVKDRPEWKTKKA